A single region of the Jatrophihabitans sp. GAS493 genome encodes:
- a CDS encoding DMT family transporter, which translates to MSESPQLSPNPAPDPAAGPTAPIDQLATPPLRDGLLLALAIAGVSFSGPLMAATAAPALAIAFWRNAMGAGLTLTLAGLRDRAAMRLVPRRAWLVSMVAGVALAGHFAAWVPSVTMTSVASATALVSTQVIFTALIAQLRGQRLPRLAWIGIAVATASTALITGADLDSTPRALVGDLLAILGGLMAALYVTFGSSARESMTNSLYTASCYSTCSTVLLLVCLLGGVQLSGYSANAWVKIVLVTLCAQILGHSVINLVLRSISPTVVGLAILFETPGAAIVAYFWLDQTPPPLAFVGVFGLLVGLVLVSRARSVAAPLSETELELVD; encoded by the coding sequence GTGTCGGAATCCCCCCAACTTTCCCCCAACCCTGCGCCCGATCCGGCAGCCGGCCCCACGGCCCCGATCGATCAGCTCGCGACGCCGCCGCTGCGCGACGGGCTGCTGCTCGCGCTGGCCATCGCCGGGGTCTCCTTCTCCGGCCCGCTGATGGCCGCGACCGCGGCACCGGCCCTGGCGATCGCCTTCTGGCGTAACGCGATGGGGGCCGGGCTGACCCTCACCCTGGCCGGGCTGCGGGATCGGGCCGCGATGCGGCTGGTGCCCCGGCGGGCCTGGCTGGTCTCGATGGTGGCCGGGGTCGCGCTGGCCGGGCACTTCGCGGCCTGGGTCCCCAGCGTGACCATGACGTCGGTGGCCTCGGCGACGGCACTGGTCTCCACGCAGGTGATCTTCACGGCCCTGATCGCTCAGCTGCGGGGACAGCGACTGCCGCGGCTGGCCTGGATCGGTATCGCAGTGGCGACGGCCTCCACGGCGCTGATCACCGGGGCCGATCTGGACAGCACGCCGCGGGCCCTGGTCGGAGATCTGCTGGCCATTCTGGGTGGGTTGATGGCGGCGCTCTACGTCACCTTCGGCTCGTCGGCCCGGGAGAGCATGACGAACTCCCTCTATACCGCGTCCTGTTACAGCACCTGCTCCACCGTGCTGCTACTCGTCTGCCTGCTGGGCGGGGTTCAGCTGTCGGGATACTCGGCCAACGCCTGGGTGAAGATCGTGCTCGTCACCCTCTGCGCCCAGATCCTCGGGCACAGCGTGATCAACCTGGTGCTGCGCTCGATCAGCCCCACGGTGGTCGGCCTGGCGATTCTCTTCGAGACGCCGGGGGCGGCGATCGTCGCCTACTTCTGGCTGGATCAGACGCCGCCGCCGCTGGCCTTCGTGGGGGTCTTCGGCCTGCTCGTCGGACTGGTCCTGGTCTCGCGGGCCCGGTCCGTCGCCGCGCCCCTATCCGAGACCGAATTGGAGCTCGTCGACTAG
- a CDS encoding magnesium transporter MgtE N-terminal domain-containing protein produces MSVGSRVFIARLSGIGVFDPSGDQLGRIRETVATLRIGRQPPRVLGLVLEIQHRHRIFVPMGRVTRIEPDAVTLSSGTVNMKRFERRPSELLVLAELLDRTVTTTDDQQQVSIVDAAMEQNRTGDWEITRLAVRSGGGRLSRRRGQLFQVAWDEVDGLALAENSQGTETLLSVLAGLRPADVASALQDMPAKRRLEVVAALDDERLADILEELPEDDQVSLLTSLADERAADVLEAMNDDDAADLLGEMPADDQERLLKLMEPDEAEPVRRLMTYGDYTAGGLMTTEPVILLPDATVAEALALVRNPDLSPALAAQVFIVRPPQATPSGKFLGTAHLQRLLREPPSALVSGLAERDTRSLRPNTQIADITRHLATYNLVAAPVIDENGRLLGAVSVDDVLDHLLPEDWRDVDAQNEQSDNEAEARAAAGTTGSAGQADG; encoded by the coding sequence ATGAGCGTCGGTAGCCGGGTCTTCATCGCACGGTTGTCCGGCATCGGGGTCTTCGACCCGAGCGGCGATCAGCTCGGTCGCATTCGCGAGACGGTGGCCACCTTGCGCATCGGACGCCAACCGCCACGGGTACTCGGCCTGGTGCTGGAGATCCAGCACCGGCACCGGATCTTCGTACCGATGGGGCGGGTCACCCGCATCGAGCCGGACGCCGTGACGCTCTCGTCGGGCACCGTCAACATGAAGCGGTTCGAACGCCGTCCGAGCGAGCTCCTGGTGCTGGCCGAACTCCTCGACCGGACGGTCACCACCACCGATGACCAGCAGCAGGTCTCGATCGTCGACGCGGCGATGGAGCAGAACCGGACCGGCGACTGGGAGATCACCCGGCTGGCGGTACGCAGCGGCGGTGGGCGCCTGTCCCGTCGCCGGGGGCAGCTCTTCCAGGTCGCCTGGGACGAGGTGGACGGGCTGGCGCTGGCCGAGAACTCGCAGGGCACCGAGACGCTGCTCTCCGTGCTGGCCGGGCTGCGGCCGGCCGACGTGGCGTCGGCCCTGCAGGACATGCCGGCCAAGCGCCGCCTCGAGGTGGTCGCCGCATTGGATGACGAGCGGCTGGCCGACATCCTGGAGGAGTTGCCCGAGGACGACCAGGTGAGCCTGCTGACGTCCCTGGCCGATGAGCGGGCCGCCGACGTCCTGGAGGCGATGAACGATGACGACGCGGCCGACCTGCTCGGTGAGATGCCGGCCGATGACCAGGAACGCCTGCTGAAGCTGATGGAGCCCGACGAGGCCGAGCCGGTACGCCGGTTGATGACCTACGGCGACTACACCGCCGGCGGTCTGATGACGACGGAGCCGGTCATCCTGCTGCCGGACGCCACCGTGGCCGAGGCCCTGGCCCTGGTCCGCAATCCCGACCTCTCCCCCGCCCTGGCCGCCCAGGTCTTCATCGTCCGGCCGCCGCAGGCGACGCCCAGCGGCAAGTTCCTGGGGACCGCGCATCTGCAGCGGCTGCTGCGCGAGCCGCCGTCGGCCCTGGTCAGCGGGCTGGCCGAGCGCGACACCCGTTCGCTGCGACCGAACACCCAGATCGCCGACATAACCCGGCATCTGGCGACGTACAACCTGGTCGCGGCGCCGGTCATCGACGAGAACGGACGCCTGCTCGGTGCCGTCTCGGTCGACGACGTGCTGGATCATCTGCTGCCCGAGGACTGGCGTGACGTAGACGCCCAGAACGAGCAGAGCGACAACGAAGCCGAGGCGCGGGCGGCGGCCGGCACGACAGGCTCGGCGGGTCAGGCCGATGGCTGA
- a CDS encoding sec-independent translocase: MFNIGPLELVVLGFVALIVIGPEKLPQHARDAARMIRSLREMANGARGQFRDELGPDLADLNLDALRELRSLNPRSALMKALFDETDSTAGEVVAEKPQTAPTSSAPLSSPPLPPSLEKGEIAPFDDDAT; encoded by the coding sequence ATGTTCAACATCGGGCCGCTGGAACTGGTGGTGCTGGGGTTCGTCGCGCTGATCGTGATCGGCCCGGAGAAGCTGCCCCAGCATGCTCGTGACGCGGCCCGCATGATTCGTTCATTGCGGGAGATGGCCAACGGCGCCCGCGGCCAGTTCCGCGACGAGCTCGGGCCCGATCTGGCCGACCTCAACCTCGACGCGCTACGTGAACTGCGCTCGTTGAACCCGCGCAGCGCCCTGATGAAGGCGCTCTTCGACGAGACCGACTCGACGGCCGGCGAGGTGGTGGCCGAGAAACCGCAGACGGCGCCGACATCCTCAGCGCCGCTCTCCTCGCCCCCGTTGCCGCCGTCGCTGGAGAAGGGCGAGATCGCGCCGTTCGACGACGACGCGACCTGA
- a CDS encoding acyl-CoA dehydrogenase family protein: MARLAQTTGLTDIQTEILSTVKSFVDKEIIPYATDLEHKDEFPEAIVEGMKEMGLFGLMISEEYGGLGESLLTYALVVEQIARGWMSVSGVINTHFIVAYMIAQHGTDEQKQRLLPKMATGEIRGAFSMSEPECGSDVAAIKSKATPDGEFYILNGQKMWLTNGARAGVVATLVRDDLGAESVYKNMTTFLVEKESGFGETRPGLTIPGKIDKMGYKGVETTEMVLDNVRVSENDILGGPEGRGKGFYQMMDGVEVGRVNVAARACGISIRAFELAIAYAQQRRTFGKAIVEHQAIAFKLAEMATKVEAAHGMMVNAARLKDSGKRNDVEAGMAKLIASEYCAEVTQESFRIHGGYGYSKEYEIERLMREAPFLLIGEGTSEIQKTIISRGLLRDYKA; the protein is encoded by the coding sequence ATGGCCCGACTTGCCCAGACCACCGGTCTGACTGACATCCAGACCGAGATTCTGTCGACGGTGAAGAGCTTCGTGGACAAGGAGATCATTCCTTACGCCACCGATCTGGAGCACAAGGACGAGTTTCCCGAGGCGATCGTCGAGGGCATGAAGGAGATGGGCCTCTTCGGCCTGATGATCTCCGAGGAGTACGGCGGCCTCGGCGAGTCCCTGCTGACCTACGCGCTGGTCGTCGAGCAGATCGCCCGCGGCTGGATGTCGGTGTCCGGCGTCATCAACACCCATTTCATCGTCGCTTACATGATCGCCCAGCACGGCACCGACGAGCAGAAGCAGCGACTGCTGCCGAAGATGGCCACCGGCGAGATTCGCGGCGCCTTCTCGATGAGCGAGCCGGAGTGCGGCTCGGACGTCGCGGCGATCAAGTCGAAGGCGACGCCGGACGGGGAGTTCTACATCCTCAACGGCCAGAAGATGTGGCTGACCAACGGCGCCCGCGCCGGTGTGGTGGCCACCCTGGTCCGCGACGACCTCGGTGCCGAGTCGGTCTACAAGAACATGACGACCTTCCTGGTGGAGAAGGAGTCCGGCTTCGGCGAGACCCGTCCCGGCCTGACCATCCCCGGCAAGATCGACAAGATGGGCTACAAGGGCGTCGAGACCACTGAGATGGTGCTCGACAACGTGCGGGTCAGCGAGAACGACATCCTGGGCGGCCCAGAGGGACGTGGCAAGGGCTTCTACCAGATGATGGACGGCGTCGAGGTCGGTCGCGTCAACGTCGCCGCCCGCGCCTGCGGCATCTCGATCCGGGCCTTTGAACTGGCGATCGCCTACGCTCAGCAGCGCCGTACCTTCGGCAAGGCCATCGTCGAGCACCAGGCGATCGCCTTCAAGCTGGCCGAGATGGCGACCAAGGTCGAGGCGGCCCACGGCATGATGGTGAACGCGGCCCGGCTGAAGGACTCCGGCAAGCGCAACGACGTCGAGGCCGGCATGGCCAAGCTCATCGCCAGTGAGTACTGCGCCGAGGTCACCCAGGAGTCGTTCCGCATCCACGGTGGCTACGGCTACTCCAAGGAGTACGAGATCGAGCGGCTGATGCGCGAGGCGCCGTTCCTGCTCATCGGTGAGGGCACCTCGGAGATCCAGAAGACGATCATCAGCCGCGGGCTGCTGCGCGACTACAAGGCCTGA
- a CDS encoding cysteine hydrolase codes for MTIDPKTTALVLIEYQNEFVSEGGVLHGAVADVMDRTDMLTNTHEVVQAARDAGVTIMHAPITFASGYNEIGSHPYGILKGVVDGNAFVKGTWGAAIVDSLAPQPGDIVVEGKRGLDTFASTNLDFILRSKGITTLVLGGFLTNCCVESTMRSGYENGYRVLTLTDCVAGTSIEEHDNAIKYDYPMFSQPLSAKEFLSELAV; via the coding sequence ATGACGATCGATCCGAAGACCACCGCGCTCGTGCTCATCGAGTATCAGAACGAGTTCGTCAGCGAGGGCGGCGTGCTGCACGGCGCCGTGGCCGATGTGATGGACCGGACCGACATGTTGACGAACACCCATGAGGTCGTCCAGGCGGCCCGCGACGCCGGGGTGACCATCATGCACGCCCCGATTACCTTCGCATCCGGGTACAACGAGATCGGCTCCCACCCGTACGGCATTCTCAAGGGTGTCGTGGACGGGAACGCATTCGTGAAAGGGACGTGGGGCGCCGCGATCGTCGACAGCCTCGCGCCGCAGCCCGGCGACATCGTCGTGGAGGGCAAGCGGGGGCTAGACACTTTCGCCAGCACAAATCTGGATTTCATCTTGCGCAGCAAGGGGATCACCACCCTGGTGCTCGGCGGATTCCTCACCAACTGCTGTGTCGAATCGACCATGCGCAGCGGCTACGAGAACGGATACCGGGTTCTCACGCTGACCGACTGCGTCGCGGGCACCTCGATCGAGGAGCACGACAACGCGATCAAATACGACTACCCGATGTTCTCCCAGCCCCTATCGGCGAAGGAATTCCTCTCCGAACTAGCGGTCTGA
- a CDS encoding AzlC family ABC transporter permease, translating into MEEEKTHRSVIGDSLGVGVAVGAYGVAFGASSVSAGLSVLQTCLLSLLAFTGGTQIAVVGVVFGGGTLGTALGSGLLLGSRNTLYGMRMAPLLKVRGARRLLAALGTIDESTAMAIAQPTPKLGRLAFWWTFAGVYFFWNLATLLGAVGAQALGDPTKFGLDAVVPAAFLALLAPRLRNGALERRVALAAAAIALVLIPFTPPGVPVLASCAAVLLAVLPRPGAPVRSDESAESPDHP; encoded by the coding sequence GTGGAGGAGGAGAAGACGCACCGGTCGGTGATCGGTGACTCCCTCGGCGTCGGTGTCGCGGTGGGCGCCTACGGGGTGGCCTTCGGGGCCTCCTCGGTCTCGGCCGGACTGAGCGTTCTGCAGACCTGTCTGCTCTCGCTGCTCGCCTTCACCGGTGGCACCCAGATCGCGGTGGTCGGGGTCGTCTTCGGCGGCGGCACGCTGGGCACCGCGCTCGGCTCCGGGCTGCTGCTCGGTTCCCGCAACACGCTCTACGGCATGCGAATGGCGCCGTTGTTGAAGGTGCGCGGGGCGCGGCGACTGCTGGCCGCATTAGGCACCATCGACGAGTCGACGGCGATGGCGATCGCGCAGCCAACCCCGAAGCTTGGACGGTTAGCTTTCTGGTGGACCTTCGCCGGTGTCTACTTCTTCTGGAATCTGGCCACCCTGCTCGGGGCGGTCGGCGCGCAGGCGCTCGGAGACCCGACGAAGTTCGGATTGGACGCGGTGGTGCCGGCGGCCTTCCTCGCCCTGCTGGCCCCACGGCTACGCAACGGGGCGCTGGAGCGTCGAGTCGCGCTGGCCGCCGCTGCGATCGCCCTGGTCCTCATCCCTTTCACGCCGCCGGGCGTACCGGTGCTGGCCTCCTGTGCGGCGGTACTGCTGGCGGTGCTGCCGCGTCCGGGCGCTCCAGTCCGCTCGGACGAGTCAGCCGAGAGCCCCGATCATCCATGA
- a CDS encoding Mrp/NBP35 family ATP-binding protein, translating into MPQPEESSVRAALATVQDPEIRKPITELGMVERVETSADGFVAVYVLLTVAGCPMKEQLTKDVTDAVRRVEGVTQVQVNLGVMTDAQRTELRQSLKGDAPANEIPFAQPGSRTRVYAVASGKGGVGKSSVTVNLAVALAEQGLSVGVLDADIYGFSVPRMLGVQHKPTQVEKMIMPPISHNVKVISIGMFTPGNTAVVWRGPMLHRALQQFLADVFWGDLDVLLMDLPPGTGDIAISVAQLVPSAELLVVTTPQLAAREVAERAGSIALQTHQQIVGVVENMSWLQMPDGSRMELFGSGGGQAVADSLAASTGTRVPLLGQIPIDQAVREGGDDGTPVVLTHPESAAAQAMREVAKKLAGRQHSLVGRSLGLSPARS; encoded by the coding sequence GTGCCTCAACCTGAAGAGTCGTCGGTCCGTGCTGCCCTAGCCACGGTGCAGGACCCCGAAATTCGTAAGCCGATCACTGAACTCGGCATGGTCGAACGCGTCGAGACGAGTGCCGACGGCTTCGTGGCCGTCTACGTGCTGCTGACCGTCGCCGGCTGCCCGATGAAGGAGCAGCTCACCAAGGACGTCACCGACGCCGTACGCCGCGTCGAGGGGGTCACCCAGGTTCAGGTCAACCTCGGCGTGATGACCGACGCCCAGCGCACCGAGCTGCGACAGTCGCTCAAGGGTGATGCGCCGGCCAATGAGATCCCGTTCGCACAGCCTGGATCCCGCACCCGGGTCTACGCGGTCGCGTCGGGGAAGGGCGGCGTGGGGAAGTCATCGGTGACGGTGAACCTCGCGGTCGCGCTGGCCGAGCAGGGGCTCTCGGTCGGCGTCCTCGACGCTGACATCTACGGCTTCTCGGTGCCGCGCATGCTCGGCGTGCAGCACAAGCCGACGCAGGTCGAGAAGATGATCATGCCGCCGATCTCGCACAACGTGAAGGTCATCTCAATTGGCATGTTCACCCCGGGCAACACCGCGGTCGTGTGGCGCGGGCCGATGCTGCACCGGGCGCTCCAGCAGTTCCTGGCCGACGTCTTCTGGGGCGATCTGGACGTGCTGCTGATGGACCTGCCCCCGGGCACCGGAGACATCGCCATCTCGGTCGCACAACTGGTGCCCTCGGCCGAGTTGCTGGTGGTCACCACTCCGCAGCTCGCGGCCCGCGAAGTGGCGGAGCGCGCCGGCTCGATCGCCCTGCAGACGCACCAGCAGATCGTCGGCGTCGTGGAGAACATGAGCTGGCTTCAGATGCCGGACGGCTCACGGATGGAGCTCTTCGGCAGCGGTGGCGGGCAGGCCGTGGCCGACTCGCTGGCCGCCTCCACCGGAACGCGGGTTCCGCTGCTCGGGCAGATCCCGATCGACCAGGCCGTCCGCGAAGGCGGCGACGACGGAACCCCCGTTGTACTCACTCACCCCGAGTCGGCCGCCGCGCAGGCGATGCGCGAAGTGGCTAAGAAGCTCGCCGGTCGCCAGCACAGCCTGGTCGGCCGCTCGCTGGGCCTCAGCCCGGCCCGCAGCTAG
- a CDS encoding AzlD domain-containing protein, producing MIATSVGCYLLKLAGYLVPARYLQAPRIRQIVEVLPVALLSALVVVELLAHGRHIDLDGARLAGFGAGAIAVWRRAPFLVVVLVAGATAALIRLV from the coding sequence GTGATTGCGACCTCTGTCGGCTGCTACCTGCTGAAGCTCGCCGGGTACCTCGTCCCGGCGCGCTACCTGCAGGCACCTCGGATCCGCCAGATCGTCGAGGTGCTGCCGGTGGCCCTGCTCAGCGCTCTCGTCGTGGTGGAGCTGCTCGCTCATGGTCGGCACATCGACCTCGACGGGGCCCGGTTGGCCGGCTTCGGCGCCGGTGCGATTGCGGTCTGGCGACGAGCGCCGTTCCTGGTTGTGGTGTTAGTCGCGGGCGCGACCGCGGCGCTGATCCGGCTGGTCTAG
- a CDS encoding DUF1003 domain-containing protein, whose product MAERRERLDQPNLPRRGLRVNYDPEAFGRSTERIARFLGTGRYLVLQSIVIVVWMVYNAIPEFPHFDGYPYQFLTLILSLQAAYAAPLILLAQNRQDDRDRVNLEADRSETRQSMADVDYLARELAAVRISLGEVVTRDFLRSELARAVEDLTEDLAEAREEELDQPDQRRGRARD is encoded by the coding sequence ATGGCTGAGCGACGCGAACGGCTCGACCAGCCGAACCTGCCGCGACGTGGCCTGCGGGTGAACTACGACCCGGAGGCCTTCGGCCGCTCCACCGAGCGCATCGCCCGCTTCCTGGGCACCGGGCGTTACCTGGTGCTGCAATCGATCGTCATCGTCGTCTGGATGGTGTACAACGCCATCCCCGAGTTCCCACATTTCGACGGGTACCCGTACCAGTTCCTGACGCTCATCCTGTCGCTGCAGGCGGCTTACGCCGCACCGCTGATCCTGCTGGCCCAGAACCGCCAGGACGACCGGGACCGGGTCAATCTGGAGGCCGACCGCAGTGAGACGCGCCAGTCGATGGCCGACGTCGATTACCTGGCCCGCGAACTGGCGGCGGTCCGTATCTCACTCGGCGAGGTCGTCACCCGTGACTTCCTCCGCTCCGAACTCGCCCGCGCCGTCGAGGACCTCACCGAGGATCTGGCCGAGGCCCGCGAGGAGGAGCTAGACCAGCCGGATCAGCGCCGCGGTCGCGCCCGCGACTAA
- the prmC gene encoding peptide chain release factor N(5)-glutamine methyltransferase: MTLSSRERLQRAVGEAGRQLEAAGVASPRVDALALAAFVLGVPQLVVAVAPELDDSFEDRYRAVVERRARREPLQHIVGSAAFRYLSVQVRPGVFIPRPETELVAEAAINEALAVLATGRTPTLVDLCTGTGVIALALAQEVPAARVFAVDVSPDAVELASENAAALQLQVNVVTGDVADESLLPELSASVDVVVSNPPYVPPQDAPLPPEVEHHDPQLAVYGGGADGLRTPALVVTAAARLLRDGGLLVMEHDDSQGASARSLIEKTQCFSDVRTQVDLAGRDRFVLARRRAGSDR; this comes from the coding sequence GTGACGCTCTCCTCGCGGGAGCGACTGCAGCGTGCCGTCGGCGAGGCCGGACGCCAACTCGAGGCGGCCGGCGTCGCCAGCCCACGCGTCGACGCGCTGGCGCTGGCCGCCTTCGTCCTGGGCGTGCCCCAGCTGGTCGTCGCGGTTGCCCCGGAGCTCGACGACTCCTTCGAGGATCGCTACCGCGCGGTCGTCGAGCGCCGGGCCCGGCGGGAGCCACTGCAGCACATCGTGGGCTCCGCCGCCTTCCGCTACCTCAGCGTGCAGGTGCGCCCAGGCGTCTTCATCCCACGGCCGGAGACCGAACTGGTCGCCGAGGCGGCGATCAACGAGGCACTGGCCGTGCTGGCCACCGGCCGTACCCCGACCCTGGTCGACCTTTGCACAGGCACCGGCGTCATCGCGCTCGCCCTGGCCCAGGAGGTGCCGGCGGCGCGAGTCTTCGCCGTCGACGTCTCACCCGATGCAGTCGAGCTGGCATCCGAGAACGCCGCCGCGCTGCAGCTGCAGGTCAATGTCGTGACCGGCGATGTCGCCGATGAGTCACTGCTGCCCGAACTCTCGGCGTCGGTGGACGTGGTCGTCTCCAATCCGCCCTACGTGCCGCCTCAGGACGCTCCGCTGCCACCGGAGGTGGAGCACCACGATCCGCAGCTGGCCGTCTATGGCGGCGGTGCCGACGGATTGCGGACGCCGGCCCTGGTCGTCACGGCGGCGGCGAGGCTGCTGCGCGACGGGGGGCTGCTGGTGATGGAGCACGATGACTCACAGGGAGCGTCGGCGCGATCGTTGATCGAGAAGACCCAATGTTTCTCAGACGTTCGTACGCAGGTCGACCTCGCTGGACGGGATCGCTTCGTGCTGGCCCGGCGCCGGGCCGGATCAGACCGCTAG
- a CDS encoding MarR family winged helix-turn-helix transcriptional regulator — MTSEGQSISPNDWRLGVWRSFLTAHARINDVLANDLATKVQMPLPWYDVLVQLTEAPERRLRMAQLAENVLLSRSGLSRLVDRLEREGLVSREPYPGDARGTYTVLTREGLARLREATPVHLSGVNELWLSRFNDDELRSLGEMLDRVVEAASADRTSVGRTSVGREPAGEPAGQVLPGRTTPPKG, encoded by the coding sequence ATGACCTCCGAGGGACAATCCATCAGCCCTAATGACTGGCGTCTGGGCGTATGGCGCTCCTTCCTGACCGCCCATGCTCGGATCAACGACGTGCTGGCCAACGACCTGGCGACGAAGGTGCAGATGCCGCTGCCCTGGTACGACGTGCTGGTGCAACTCACCGAGGCGCCGGAGCGTCGTCTGCGGATGGCCCAGTTGGCCGAGAACGTCCTTCTCTCCCGGTCGGGTCTGAGCCGCCTCGTGGATCGGCTGGAGCGGGAGGGGCTGGTCAGCCGCGAGCCCTATCCGGGCGACGCGCGCGGCACGTACACGGTGCTGACCCGCGAGGGACTGGCCCGGCTGCGGGAGGCGACGCCGGTACATCTCTCCGGGGTGAACGAGCTCTGGCTGAGCCGCTTCAACGACGACGAGCTGCGATCGCTGGGCGAGATGCTCGACCGTGTCGTCGAAGCCGCCTCAGCCGACCGAACTTCAGTTGGCCGAACTTCAGTTGGCCGAGAACCGGCCGGCGAACCGGCCGGCCAAGTCCTACCCGGCCGCACCACCCCGCCGAAGGGCTGA
- a CDS encoding CoA ester lyase, which yields MTETLRPRRSCLAVPGSNPRFLEKAKGLDADQVFLDLEDACAPLAKPGARKNIVAALNEGGWGNKIRVVRVNDLTTHWTYRDVIEVVEGAGPNLDCIMLPKVQSAAQVQWLDFTLTQIEKTMGFEVGRIGIEAQIENAEGLIAVDAIAKASPRVETIIFGPADFMASINMKSLVVGEQPPGYDVGDAYHHILMSILMAARANNKQAIDGPYLQIRDPEGFRRVSSRSAALGFDGKWVLHPDQVGIANEVYAPSQEDYDHAELILDAYDYYTSEAGGAKGSAMLGDEMIDEASRKMALVISAKGRAAGLVRSSKFTPPES from the coding sequence ATGACTGAAACCTTGCGCCCGCGCCGCTCCTGCCTCGCCGTCCCCGGAAGCAACCCTCGCTTCCTCGAGAAGGCCAAGGGGCTCGACGCCGACCAGGTCTTCCTCGACCTGGAGGACGCCTGCGCACCGCTGGCCAAGCCGGGCGCCCGCAAGAACATCGTCGCCGCACTCAACGAGGGCGGCTGGGGCAACAAGATCCGGGTGGTGCGGGTCAACGACCTGACCACGCACTGGACCTACCGCGACGTCATCGAGGTCGTCGAGGGGGCAGGACCGAACCTCGACTGCATCATGCTGCCGAAGGTGCAGAGCGCGGCGCAGGTGCAGTGGCTGGACTTCACGCTGACCCAGATCGAGAAGACGATGGGCTTCGAGGTCGGGCGCATCGGTATCGAGGCGCAGATCGAGAACGCCGAGGGCCTCATCGCCGTCGACGCCATCGCCAAGGCCTCGCCCCGGGTGGAGACCATCATCTTCGGACCGGCCGACTTCATGGCCAGCATCAACATGAAGTCCCTCGTCGTCGGTGAGCAACCGCCGGGCTACGACGTCGGTGACGCCTACCACCACATCCTGATGTCGATCCTGATGGCGGCCCGGGCCAACAACAAGCAGGCCATCGACGGCCCGTACCTGCAGATCCGCGACCCCGAGGGCTTCCGCCGGGTCTCCTCCCGCAGCGCGGCGCTCGGCTTCGACGGCAAGTGGGTGCTTCACCCCGACCAGGTCGGCATCGCCAACGAGGTCTACGCCCCCAGCCAGGAGGACTACGACCACGCTGAGCTGATCCTCGACGCCTACGACTACTACACGTCCGAGGCCGGCGGGGCCAAGGGTTCGGCCATGCTCGGCGACGAGATGATCGACGAGGCATCCCGCAAGATGGCCCTGGTCATCTCGGCCAAGGGGCGGGCCGCCGGGCTGGTGCGCAGCTCCAAGTTCACCCCTCCGGAGAGCTGA